The Bradyrhizobium sp. CCBAU 051011 DNA segment GTCGCCGGGCTCTCGGTGAACATGGCTGTTGGTATCGGCCTCGTGGCGCTGTTGGCGCTCGACTGGTACTACGATTTCTCCGCCGTGATGGCGTTGATGGCCCCGGTCATCCTGATCGGCGGCATGACGCTTGGTTGGTTCACGCCGACGGAGGCTGCGGTTGCCGCGGTGATCTGGTCGCTGTTCCTCGGGCTGGTACGCTACCGCTCGATGACGCTGCAGACGGTGGCGAAGGCAACCTTCGACACCATCGAGACCACGGCGTCCGTGCTGTTCATCGTGACCGCGGCCTCGATCTTTGCCTGGCTGCTCACCGTGTCGCAGGCCGCGCAGACGCTGACGGACGCGATGCTCGGGATCACCCAGAATAAATGGGTGTTTCTGCTGCTGGCGAATATTCTGATCCTGTTCGTCGGCTGCTTCATCGACACCATCGCGGCGATCACCATTCTGGTGCCGATCCTGCTGCCGATTGTGCTCAAGCTCGGCATCGATCCGATCCATTTCGGCCTGATCATGACGCTGAACCTGATGATTGGGCTGCTGCATCCACCGCTCGGCATGGTGCTGTTCGTGCTTGCGCGCGTCGCAAAATTGTCCGTCGAGCGCACGACCATGGCGATCCTGCCGTGGCTGGTGCCGCTGCTCCTGGCGCTCGTCGCCATCACCTACATCCCGGAGCTGACGCTCTGGCTGCCAAAATACATGGGACTCTCAAAATGACATCGATGGCTTTGGCCGCAACGCTGTTCGGCCCGGAAGATCTGCGCATGGTCGAGCGGCCGCTCGATCCCTTGGCATCAGGCATGGTGCGCATCCGTTTCGGC contains these protein-coding regions:
- a CDS encoding TRAP transporter large permease, encoding MLLLLGGFLLLMLVGLPVALAMAVSSLVYILVTGITPDVTLAQRMIAGVESFPLLAVPFFILAGNLMNIAGVTGRIYKFAVALVGWMRGGLGHVNIVGSVIFSGMSGTAIADAAGLGTIEIKAMKDHGYSTEFAVGVTAASATLGPIIPPSLPFVIYGMMANVSIGALFLGGVIPGVVMTLAMMATVAYFAHKNRWGSDTPFSWPQIGSAGLEIVIVLAFPLVVWLLVVAGLSVNMAVGIGLVALLALDWYYDFSAVMALMAPVILIGGMTLGWFTPTEAAVAAVIWSLFLGLVRYRSMTLQTVAKATFDTIETTASVLFIVTAASIFAWLLTVSQAAQTLTDAMLGITQNKWVFLLLANILILFVGCFIDTIAAITILVPILLPIVLKLGIDPIHFGLIMTLNLMIGLLHPPLGMVLFVLARVAKLSVERTTMAILPWLVPLLLALVAITYIPELTLWLPKYMGLSK